Part of the Oceanispirochaeta sp. genome, CTCTGCGTGAGCGGTTTGATCGGCTCAGTGCATTCCCTCCAGTGGAATGTCCTCCAGTTTATGGGAGTGGATAATAAATTCAATCAGACCCTCTGGCGGAACCAAAATGAGTACCCCGGCGGGTATGTGATGGATGGAGGGGTACATTTTGTGCATGGCCTGCAGATGATTGCCGGGCCGGTCACATCGCTTGTGGCCAAGACAAAGAGTGTTAACCCCCTTCTGGGAACAATGGATATGGGTTTTGCACTGCTGACCCATGCCTCCGGTGTCATCAGTTCTCTCAATATGGGCTGGCAGCACGGCGATGAAGAGGAGCATCTCAAGGTTTTCGGAACCGAAGGGACCCTGATCATCAAAGAGAAGGAGATCCTCCACCTCAGGACAGATGGAACTCAGAATACCTATGCCCTGGTTGAGACTGATACGTTCCTGGAAGAGTGGAAGGACTTTTATTCCGCCATACAGGGAATTTCCTCCCTTGATCTGGTCCAGAGGGATGTTGTAAGAGATGTTCAAATCATCGAAGGGATCATCCGGTCTGCGGATGAAGGAAAAGAAATCTTCATCGATTAGAAGGATTCATCAGGGCAGAAATTGATGTCCTTTGCTTTTTCCATTTTGAAAATTGATTATAGAAACAGCTTTTCTATTGAACCGGTTTGTTCGTATTACTTTGATATTTCAGAATTCTGTTTTGACTCTCATTGAGAGTCAGAACAGCTGTTTTATCTTGATGTATGGCTAAAAGTATGGTA contains:
- a CDS encoding Gfo/Idh/MocA family oxidoreductase produces the protein LCVSGLIGSVHSLQWNVLQFMGVDNKFNQTLWRNQNEYPGGYVMDGGVHFVHGLQMIAGPVTSLVAKTKSVNPLLGTMDMGFALLTHASGVISSLNMGWQHGDEEEHLKVFGTEGTLIIKEKEILHLRTDGTQNTYALVETDTFLEEWKDFYSAIQGISSLDLVQRDVVRDVQIIEGIIRSADEGKEIFID